The Labeo rohita strain BAU-BD-2019 chromosome 19, IGBB_LRoh.1.0, whole genome shotgun sequence genome window below encodes:
- the cfap90 gene encoding uncharacterized protein C5orf49 isoform X2, producing MSESPRMLCVADITFPFSLWLSTSHITRMAPERSLYDCLHQSTEDYDNKLHRDDRKHAKSRGLDIFSEESSRPAPVLSSSVYGRFSPPQYDSGRSFARVAHIRSDFYNKNGITWSVEEGYGSVAPV from the exons ATGTCCGAAAGTCCCAGAATGCTGTGCGTTGCTGACATCACGTTCCCATTCTCTCTATGGTTGTCTACAAGTCACATTACAAGAATG GCCCCAGAGAGGTCTCTGTATGACTGCTTACATCAGAGCACGGAGGACTATGATAACAAACTCCACCGTGATGACAGAAAACATGCCAAATCCCGCGGCCTGGACATCTTCAGCGAG GAATCATCTAGACCAGCACCAGTTCTGTCCTCATCCGTGTATGGCCGATTTTCACCGCCGCAGTACGACTCAGGGAGGAGCTTTGCTCGTGTAGCTCACATTCGTTCAGATTTCTACAATAAGAATGGGATCACCTGGAGCGTGGAGGAAGGCTATGGATCTGTGGCACCCGTCTAA
- the LOC127182102 gene encoding serine/threonine-protein kinase pim-1 produces the protein MALKRKHGSCVQVYDFHQSTSPKSSSSTAEKHPLPVSAADENVMPVRKRMRTQSFEKLLSLKSIKWSSSSNHASIFERHAEDENERTSFLTGQKRKRGSLSAHNISSLTSSASVAEEHLPVSAGEEYEMLVKKRKRTDSFEKLLPLKYAKWSSSSDQGSTHERRAGDILSRYEIGRKLGEGGFGSVYEGKRLEDGLEVAVKIAKKPKNMKYINISGHPTPLPLEVALLILVNREPKAPEIIQLLDWQDQPEYYIMVMERPSPCEELWDYLKRHGGILKEETARFIMAQATMAAHICCLRGVFHRDIKLENLLINPDTLEVKLIDFGCGDLLRDSGYTHFLGTREYFPPEYDVWRRYHGRPATAWSLGVLLFVMVCGRFPQEEDLDTIEHDNWSVPGLSEDCCHLIQSLLQQNPSQRMDLRDILLHKWFQGQCNSRLYDRATLHGHSPGVPLLAIPEVPMEAGPATAVPEVSALAATEFRVLASPPQSSSSAWSLSALACCEAAKPW, from the exons ATGGCACTGAAAAGAAAACACGGTTCTTGCGTTCAGGTGTACGATTTCCATCAGAGTACATCCCCAAAATCCAGCAGCAGTACGGCTGAGAAACATCCATTGCCCGTTAGTGCTGCTGATGAAAATGTGATGCCAGTGAGAAAGAGAATGAGGACGCAGAGTTTTGAGAAGCTGCTCTCTCTGAAATCCATCAAGTGGAGCAGCAGCTCAAACCACGCATCCATATTTGAGAGACACGCTGAGG ATGAAAATGAGAGAACATCTTTTCTCACTGGCCAAAAGAGAAAACGAGGTTCCCTCAGCGCTCACAACATCTCATCCCTAACATCCAGCGCCAGTGTGGCTGAGGAACATCTGCCTGTTAGTGCTGGTGAAGAATATGAGATGTTAGTGAAAAAGAGGAAAAGGACTGATAGTTTTGAAAAGCTGCTCCCACTTAAATATGCCAAGTGGAGCAGCAGCTCAGACCAGGGATCAACACATGAGAGACGAGCTGGAG ACATTCTGAGCCGGTACGAAATTGGCAGAAAGCTTGGTGAGGGAGGATTCGGCTCCGTATATGAAGGGAAACGACTGGAGGATGGCCTTGAG GTGGCAGTGAAAATTGCCAAAAAGCCAAAGAACATGAAATATATCAATATT TCTGGCCATCCCACACCCCTTCCATTAGAGGTTGCCCTATTAATCCTGGTCAACAGGGAGCCAAAAGCTCCAGAGATCATTCAGTTGCTGGACTGGCAGGACCAGCCTGAATATTACATCATGGTCATGGAGCGTCCCTCACCCTGCGAAGAGCTGTGGGACTATCTAAAGCGTCACGGTGGCATCCTCAAGGAGGAAACGGCACGGTTCATCATGGCACAAGCAACGATGGCCGCTCACATCTGCTGTCTACGAGGAGTGTTTCACCGTGACATTAAGCTAGAGAACCTGCTGATTAACCCCGACACCCTGGAGGTCAAACTCATCGACTTTGGGTGCGGGGATCTCCTGAGAGACTCCGGCTATACACATTTCCTTG GCACACGAGAATACTTCCCTCCTGAGTATGACGTGTGGCGCCGGTACCACGGGAGACCAGCTACTGCGTGGTCTCTGGGAGTGCTCTTATTCGTCATGGTGTGTGGACGCTTCCCACAAGAAGAAGACCTAGACACGATTGAGCACGACAACTGGTCCGTGCCTGGCTTGTCAGAGG ATTGCTGCCACCTGATTCAGTCTCTCCTGCAGCAAAACCCAAGCCAGCGGATGGATTTGAGGGATATCCTTCTGCACAAATGGTTTCAG GGACAGTGCAACAGCCGTCTGTATGACAGAGCTACACTTCATGGCCATAGTCCCGGAGTCCCTCTTTTGGCCATCCCAGAGGTCCCTATGGAAGCCGGTCCTGCCACGGCTGTCCCAGAGGTCTCTGCATTGGCTGCCACAGAATTTCGGGTCTTGGCCTCTCCACCCCAGAGCTCATCATCTGCATGGTCCCTCAGTGCCTTAGCATGTTGCGAGGCTGCCAAACCCTGGTAG
- the cfap90 gene encoding uncharacterized protein C5orf49 isoform X1: protein MDILSEAKSKPLSTLSVFSFIPPRRTEPKEMRYFNCSPKAPERSLYDCLHQSTEDYDNKLHRDDRKHAKSRGLDIFSEESSRPAPVLSSSVYGRFSPPQYDSGRSFARVAHIRSDFYNKNGITWSVEEGYGSVAPV, encoded by the exons ATGGACATATTATCCGAAGCGAAGTCTAAACCGCTTTCCACGCTGTCAGTATTCAGCTTTATACCGCCCAGAAGAACAGAGCCCAAAGAAATGCGATATTTCAACTGCAGTCCCAAG GCCCCAGAGAGGTCTCTGTATGACTGCTTACATCAGAGCACGGAGGACTATGATAACAAACTCCACCGTGATGACAGAAAACATGCCAAATCCCGCGGCCTGGACATCTTCAGCGAG GAATCATCTAGACCAGCACCAGTTCTGTCCTCATCCGTGTATGGCCGATTTTCACCGCCGCAGTACGACTCAGGGAGGAGCTTTGCTCGTGTAGCTCACATTCGTTCAGATTTCTACAATAAGAATGGGATCACCTGGAGCGTGGAGGAAGGCTATGGATCTGTGGCACCCGTCTAA